CATTTTTGGCAATCACCGCATCGATCTTCTTCCAGGCTTCGCTCGATGCCTGCGGCTCGAGCTTCCACCAGTCCGGCTTGATGCCGAGCGCATAGAGTTCTTCCAGCGCCGTGGCGATGGTATCGTTGGTCAGCGGCCCGTTCTTGCCGGCGATGATCTCCACCAGCAGCTCGCGCCCAACCTTGCGGGCGGCCTCGAACAGGGTGCGCAGCTTCTCCTGCTGCTCACTCTTCAATTCGGCCGGATCGTCGGGATGATAGAAGCACAGGCACTTGATGCAATGGCCGAGCGGCCATTCCACCAGCTGCGAGCCGATATCCTGGCTGAATTCGAAACGCAGCGGCTTCGAGCCCGGCAGTTCCACCGGCCGGCCGATCCAGGAGAAATTCTTCGTCGCCGCGTCGAAGAAGGCGTCGCGGCCAAAACGTTCGTCGATCAGCATGCCGTAGCCGTCACGGCCATTCGAAACTCGCGCCGCCGCAGAGACCGCCAGCCGCTTGAAGGCGACGATCTTCTCATGGCCGACGCCGAGCTCATCGGCGACGCTGACAAGCTGCGAACGGTGATCGATCGCCAGCGCCATCAGCAGCGGGATTTCGCCGCGCCGGGTCGATGCCCAGTGGATATGGTTGATCGCCTCGTCCTTGCGCAGCGCCCGATGCTGGCTGCCGGTCTTCAGGAAGTAGTCGAGCTCCGCCCAGGTCGGATATTCCGGCGAGCAGAGCAGCCGGGAGACGGCGAAGGCGCCGCAGGCATTGGCCCAGGTGGCGCAGGTCTTCAGCGGCTCGTCGCGCAGAAAGCCGCGCAGGAAGCCGGACATGAAGGCATCGCCGGCGCCGAGCACGTTGAAGACTTCGATCGGAAAACCCTCGCCGACGATGCCTGCTTCGAGGTCGTCGGCGATCGGCCCGTCATAGACGATGCAGCCCATGGCGCCGCGCTTGAGCACGATCGTCGCCGGCGACAGGCGGCGAATCTCCTTCAGCGCGCCGAGCACGTCGTCGGCGCCGGAGGCGATCAGGATTTCTTCTTCAGTGCCGACGATGAGGTCGCAATCCGGCAGCGTCTCCTTCATCTTCGAGGACACACGGTCGGACTTCACGTAGCGCTCGAAACCTTCGGCATGGCCGGCAAGGCCCCAGAGGTTCGGCCGGTAGTCGATGTCGAAGATTACCTTGCGGCCGTTCGCCTTGGCGATGCGGATCGCCTTACGCTGGGCGGCCTCGGTATTCGGCCTGGAGAAATGCGTGCCGGAAACCAGGACGGCGCGCGACGAGCGGATGAAATTCTCGTCGATATCGCCTTCGTCGAGCGCCATGTCGGCGCAGTCGGAGCGATAAAAGATCATCGGCGACACGCCTTCGGCCTCGACCGCAAGCAGCACCAGCGCCGTCAGCCGCTCCTTGTCGGTGACGATGCCATCTGTCGCTACGCCCTCGCGCGCCGACTGCTCGCGGATGAAGCGCCCCATCTGCTCGTCGCCGACGCGGGTGATGAGGCCGGATTTGAGGCCGAGCCGCGCCGTGCCGATGGCGATATTGGCCGGGCAGCCGCCGACTGATTTGGCGAAGGAGCCGATATCCTCCAGCCGCGAACCGATCTGCTGTCCGTAAAGATCGACCGAGGAGCGGCCGATGGTGATTACATCAAGCGCCGGCTCCGGCCGTGAACCCGGATTCGATTGTACCATGATGTCCTCCCGCTAGATTTTGCGCGGCTTCCAGTGCCTGCGAATTTGTGAATAATGAAACATCGGTTCCGATATTTTGTCAATTCGGAATGTTTATTCCATTTTCGCTTTCCCAGCTTTTGAATGCTGGCGCTTGCGCCGCCGTTCGGCGATGGCGACCGGCAGTGCCATAGTCAGCGCCATCGAGGCCGACAGCGAGCGGAAGCCGGCGAAATCGGCCTCGGCCACCTCGAACCAGTGCGTGGCGCAGGCGGCAAGCGGCGAGAAGGCCGAATCGGTAATAGCGATTACGGGGACGCCGCGGTCGGCAAGTTCCTGGCTCTGGTTGAGGCTGTCGGCCGCATAGGGCGAGAAGCTCGCGGCGATCGCCGCATCCTTCGGTGTCGCGAACTGCACCATTTCCGGGTCGACGCCGTTCGGCGAGGCGACGATCTGGTGGCGGATGTTGAGCTTCGAAAAAGCGTAGGTCATATGCGCCGTCAGCGGATAGGAGCGCCGTTTGGCAATCAGATAGATCGTCTCGGCGGCGGCAAGGATATCCACCGCTTTCGTGAATGTGTCGCTTTGCACCGTCGCCGCTAGCCGGTTGACCGATTGGCTGGCCGCGGCAATAAAGCCTGACAGCAGATTGGCGTCCTCGTCGTCGCCGCTTGCCTGTTCCAGCGTGACGAGCCGCTCTTCATAGCTCAGCGTCCGGTCGCGTAGCCTTTCGCGGAAGATGCTCTGCAGGTCGGAAAA
This Rhizobium acidisoli DNA region includes the following protein-coding sequences:
- a CDS encoding MurR/RpiR family transcriptional regulator; protein product: MDNDPQRQARVPRDFESLRSTIIERKASMPKRLAQVAAFALGNPDEIAFGTTASIAAASDVQPSTLVRLAHHLGYGGFSDLQSIFRERLRDRTLSYEERLVTLEQASGDDEDANLLSGFIAAASQSVNRLAATVQSDTFTKAVDILAAAETIYLIAKRRSYPLTAHMTYAFSKLNIRHQIVASPNGVDPEMVQFATPKDAAIAASFSPYAADSLNQSQELADRGVPVIAITDSAFSPLAACATHWFEVAEADFAGFRSLSASMALTMALPVAIAERRRKRQHSKAGKAKME
- a CDS encoding bifunctional 5-dehydro-2-deoxygluconokinase/5-dehydro-2-deoxyphosphogluconate aldolase gives rise to the protein MVQSNPGSRPEPALDVITIGRSSVDLYGQQIGSRLEDIGSFAKSVGGCPANIAIGTARLGLKSGLITRVGDEQMGRFIREQSAREGVATDGIVTDKERLTALVLLAVEAEGVSPMIFYRSDCADMALDEGDIDENFIRSSRAVLVSGTHFSRPNTEAAQRKAIRIAKANGRKVIFDIDYRPNLWGLAGHAEGFERYVKSDRVSSKMKETLPDCDLIVGTEEEILIASGADDVLGALKEIRRLSPATIVLKRGAMGCIVYDGPIADDLEAGIVGEGFPIEVFNVLGAGDAFMSGFLRGFLRDEPLKTCATWANACGAFAVSRLLCSPEYPTWAELDYFLKTGSQHRALRKDEAINHIHWASTRRGEIPLLMALAIDHRSQLVSVADELGVGHEKIVAFKRLAVSAAARVSNGRDGYGMLIDERFGRDAFFDAATKNFSWIGRPVELPGSKPLRFEFSQDIGSQLVEWPLGHCIKCLCFYHPDDPAELKSEQQEKLRTLFEAARKVGRELLVEIIAGKNGPLTNDTIATALEELYALGIKPDWWKLEPQASSEAWKKIDAVIAKNDPWCRGIVLLGLEAPADELISCFEATLAAPSVKGFAVGRTIFADAARAWLSGAMNDEEAIADMAGRFRQLTEAWLKTRELQ